The Pseudomonas fluorescens nucleotide sequence CTGTAGTGATTTCGCTACAGCTGTAGACCTCCCGCTACTCGAAAAATTTATAACGTATTGTTTTATAACGATATTTTATAGATGGCCGCATTATTGCTATGGCATTACACATCCCTGGGCTCACTTGAGCCATGCCCACAGCCGTCCCCTGCGGCCCTTGAGGAGTTTCCATGAGCGAGTTGCGATTCACCGAAGATCACGAATGGCTGCGTACCGAAGCTGACGGCAGCGTCACCGTCGGGATTACCGCCTTCGCCCAAAACGCCCTGGGCGATGTGGTCTACGTGCAACTGCCGGAGCTGCAACGCTACGAGCAAGGCGCCGAAGCGTCGACCGTCGAGTCGGTGAAGGCCGCCAGCGGTGTGTACATGCCCCTGACCGGCGAGGTGGTTGCAGTCAACGACCAGCTCGAAGACAACCCCGAACGGGTCAACGAAGACCCGCTGGGCGAAGGCTGGTTCTTCCGTTTCATCCCCGCCGATGCCAGCGCCGTCGCGCAACTGCTCGACCAGGACGCCTACGACCGCCTGATCAAAGCCAACGCTGACGTCTGAGGAGCCACCATGACCATCAACCTCGGCACTGCCAACGAATTCATCGCTCGTCACATCGGCCCGCGCCAACGCGACGAACAGCACATGCTCGCCACCCTCGGCTTCGACTCGCTGGAAGCCATGAGCGCCGCTGTCATCCCCGACAGCATCAAGGGCACCAGCGTCCTTGAACTGGGCGCAGGGCAAAGCGAAGCCGAGGCCCTGGCCTCGCTCAAGGCCATCGCCAGCAACAACCAACTGTTCAAGAGTTTCATCGGCCAGGGTTACTACAACTGCCACACCCCGGCGCCGATCCTGCGCAACCTGCTGGAAAACCCGGCCTGGTACACTGCCTACACCCCGTACCAGCCAGAGATTTCCCAGGGCCGCCTGGAAGCGCTGCTGAATTTCCAGACCCTGATCAGCGACCTCACCGGCCTGCCGATCGCCAACGCATCCTTGCTCGACGAAGCCACCGCTGCCGCCGAAGCCATGACCTTCTGCAAACGCCTGAGCAAGAACAAGGCCAGCCATGCCTTCTTCGCGTCCGTGCATTGCCACCCGCAAACCCTCGACGTGCTGCGCACCCGTGCCGAGCCGCTGGGTATCGAGGTTGTCGTCGGCGACGAGCGTGAACTGAGCGATGTCAGCGCCTTCTTCGGCGCCCTGCTGCAATACCCGGCCAGCGGCGGTGAAGTCTTCGATTACCGTGAGCTGGTCGAGCGCTTCCACGCGGCCAATGCCCTGGTGGCCGTGGCCGCCGACCTGCTGGCCCTGACCCTGCTGACCCCGCCGGGCGAATTCGGCGCCGACGTGGCCATCGGCAGCGCCCAGCGCTTTGGTGTACCGCTGGGCTTCGGTGGTCCGCACGCGGCCTACTTCTCGACCCGCGACGCGTTCAAGCGCGACATGCCCGGCCGCCTGGTCGGTGTGTCGATCGACCGTTTCGGCAAGACCGCCCTGCGCCTGGCCATGCAGACCCGCGAACAACACATTCGCCGCGAGAAAGCCACCAGCAACATCTGCACCGCCCAAGTACTGCTGGCCAACATCGCCAGCATGTACGCCGTGTACCACGGCCCGCAGGGCCTGAAGCAGATTGCCGAGCGCACCCATGCGCTGACCGCGATCCTCAAGGCTGGCCTGCAGCAACTGGGTGTGCAGGTCGAAGTGGAACACTTCTTCGACACCCTGACCCTAGCCACCGGCAGCGCCACCACCGCCCTGCACGACCAGGCCCGCACCCAGCGCCTGAACCTGCGCCAGGTCGATGCCCAGCGCCTGGGCCTGTCGCTGGATGAAACCAGCAGCCAGGCCGACGTCGAAGCCCTGTGGCTGCTGTTCGCCGATGGCAAGGCCACCCCTGACTTCGCCACCCTCGCGGCCGGCGTTCAAGCGCAATTGCCTCGCGCGCTGCTGCGCCAGTCGGCGATCCTCGAACACCCGGTGTTCAACCGCTACCACAGCGAAACCGAGCTGATGCGCTACCTGCGCCGCCTGGCCGACAAAGACCTGGCGCTGGACCGCACCATGATTCCACTGGGCTCGTGCACCATGAAACTCAACGCCGCCAGCGAAATGATCCCGGTGACCTGGGCCGAGTTCGGCAACCTGCACCCGTTCGCACCGGCCGAGCAGAGCCAGGGTTACCAGCAACTGACCCACGAGCTGGAAGCCATGCTCTGCGCCGCCACCGGCTACGATGCCGTGTCGCTGCAGCCCAACGCCGGTTCCCAGGGCGAGTACGCCGGCCTGCTGGCCATCCGTGCCTACCACCAGAGCCGTGGCGAAGCGCGCCGCGACATCTGCCTGATCCCGTCCTCGGCCCATGGCACCAACCCCGCCACCGCGCACATGGCCGGCATGCGCGTGGTGGTCACTGCCTGTGACGCCCGTGGCAACGTCGACATCGACGACCTGCGCGCCAAGGCCCTCGAGCACCGCGAACACCTCGCCGCGCTGATGATCACCTACCCCTCGACCCACGGCGTGTTCGAAGAAGCCATCGGCGAGATCTGCGCGATCATCCACGACAACGGCGGCCAGGTGTACATCGACGGCGCCAACATGAACGCCATGGTTGGCCTCTGCGCCCCGGGCAAGTTCGGTGGCGACGTTTCGCACCTGAACCTGCACAAGACCTTCTGCATCCCTCACGGCGGTGGCGGCCCGGGCGTCGGCCCGATTGGCGTCAAATCGCACCTGGCGCCATTCCTGCCTGGCCATGCACACATGGACAACAAGCAGGGCGCGGTCTGCGCAGCACCGTTCGGCAGCGCCAGCATCCTGCCGATCACCTGGATGTACATCCGCATGATGGGTGGCGCCGGGCTCAAGCGCGCTTCGCAGATGGCCATCCTCAACGCCAACTACATCGCCCGCCGCCTGGAAGAGCACTATCCTGTGTTGTACACCGGTAGCAATGGCTTGGTGGCGCACGAGTGCATCCTCGATCTGCGTCCGATCAAGGACAGCAGCGGCATCAGCGTCGATGACGTGGCCAAGCGCCTGATCGACTTCGGCTTCCATGCCCCGACCATGTCGTTCCCGGTGGCCGGCACGCTGATGATCGAACCGACCGAAAGCGAGTCCAAAGAAGAACTGGACCGCTTCTGCGAGGCGATGATCCGCATCCGCGAAGAGATTCGCGCGGTGGAAAGCGCAAGCCTGGACAAGGACGACAACCCGCTCAAGAACGCCCCGCACACCGCCGCCGAAATCGCCGGTGAATGGAGCCACCCGTACAGCCGTGAGCAGGCGGTGTATCCGCTGGCATCGCTGGTGGAAGGCAAGTACTGGCCACCGGTCGGCCGGGTCGACAACGTGTTCGGCGACCGCAACCTGGTCTGCGCCTGCCCGTCGATCGAGAGCTATCAGGACGTCTGATGGCCTCATCGCGGGTCAAGTCGAGTCGTCGCACCGCCGCTCCTACCTGTGGGAGCGACGGTGCGACGACTCGACTTGACCCGCGATGCTCTTCCCCAATTACGAGGGTACGACCATGTCATTAAGCGTCTTCGACCTGTTCAAGATCGGCATCGGCCCCTCCAGTTCCCATACCGTCGGCCCCATGCGCGCCGCTGCACGCTTTGCCGAAGGCCTGCGCCGCGACGACCTGCTCGGCGCCACGGTCTGCGTCAAGGCCGAACTCTACGGCTCGCTCGGCGCCACCGGCAAAGGCCACGGCAGCGACAAGGCGGTGCTGCTCGGCCTTGAAGGCGAACACCCGGACACGGTCGATACCGAAAGCATCTCTGCTCGCCTGCAGGCGATCCGCAGCAGCGGCCGGCTCAACCTGCTCGGCGAGCACGCCATCGACTTCGTCGAAAAGCAGCACCTGGCAATGATCCGCAAACCCCTGGCCTTTCACCCCAACGGCATGATCTTCCGTGCCTTTGACGCCGCCGGTTTGCAGATTCGCAGCCGCGAGTATTACTCGGTGGGCGGTGGCTTCGTGGTCGATGAGGACGCGGCCGGTGCCGACCGCATCGTCGAAGACAGCACCGTGCTGCCCTACCCGTTCAAGACCGCCAAGGAACTGCTCGGCCACTGCGCGGCGCAGAACCTGTCGATCAGCCAGATCATGCTCGCCAACGAATCGGCCTGGCGCCCGGAAAGCGAAACCCGCAGCAGCCTGTTGCATATCTGGCAGGTCATGCAGGACTGCGTGTCCGCCGGATGTCGCAACGAAGGCATCCTGCCGGGCGGGCTCAAGGTCAAGCGCCGGGCCGCAGCGCTGTACCGCCAGCTGTGCAGCAACCCGGAGGCGAGCCTGCGCGATGCACTGTCGGTGCTCGACTGGGTCAACCTGTATGCCTTGGCCGTCAATGAAGAAAACGCCTTTGGCGGGCGCGTGGTTACCGCGCCGACCAATGGCGCCGCCGGTATCGTCCCGGCGGTGCTGCACTACTACATGCGCTTTATCCCGGGCGCCAATGACGACGGCGTGGTGCGTTTTCTGCTCACCGCCGCCGCCATCGGCATCCTCTATAAAGAAAACGCCTCGATCTCCGGTGCCGAAGTCGGTTGCCAGGGCGAGGTGGGCGTTGCTTGCTCGATGGCTGCCGGCGCGCTGTGCGAGGTCATGGGCGGCAGTGTGCAGCAGGTCGAGAACGCCGCCGAGATCGGCATGGAGCACAACCTGGGCCTGACCTGCGACCCGATTGGCGGGTTGGTCCAGGTGCCGTGCATCGAACGCAACGCCATGGGCTCGGTCAAGGCCATCAATGCCGTGCGCATGGCCCTGCGCGGTGACGGGCAGCACTTCGTCTCGCTGGATAAAGTCATCCGGACCATGCGCCAGACCGGCGCCGACATGAAAAGCAAATACAAGGAGACCGCCCGCGGCGGTCTGGCCGTCAACATCATCGAATGCTGACACCCTCTCAAGCCCCAAGGAGTCATCAATGTCCACCGAAACACTGCTCAAGACCCCGCTGCACGCCTTGCACCTGGAACTGGGCGCCCGTATGGTGCCCTTCGCCGGTTACGACATGCCGGTCCAGTACCCGCTGGGGGTGATGAAAGAGCATCTGCACAGCCGCGAGCAGGCCGGTCTGTTCGATGTTTCGCACATGGGTCAGATCCGCCTGAGCGGCGCCGCTGCGGCCAAGGCCCTGGAAACCCTGGTGCCGGTCGACATCATTGACCTGCCGGTGGGCATGCAGCGCTATGCCATGTTCACCAACGAACACGGCGGCATCCTCGATGACCTGATGGTCGCCAACCTGGGCAACGACGAACTGTTCCTGGTGGTCAACGCCGCCTGCAAGGAACAGGACCTGGCCCACTTGCGCAAGCATATTGGTGATCAGTGCCAGATCCAGCCACTGTTCGAAGCGCGCGCCCTGCTGGCCCTGCAGGGCCCGGCGGCAGTCAAGGTGCTGGAGCGCCTGGCGCCTTGCGTGGCGAAGATGACCTTCATGCAGTTCCAGCCGGTACAACTGCTGGGCGCCGACTGCTACGTCAGCCGCTCGGGTTACACCGGTGAAGACGGTTTCGAGATTTCTGTCCCAGCCGAAAAAGCCGAGGAACTGGCCCGCCGCCTGCTGGCCGAACCGCAAGTGGCCGCGATCGGCCTGGGGGCACGGGACTCTCTGCGCCTGGAAGCCGGCCTGTGCCTGTATGGCCATGACATGAACGGCCAGACCACGCCAATCGAGGCCAGCCTGCTTTGGGCCATTTCCAAGGTGCGCCGCGCCGACGGCGAGCGCGCCGGTGGCTTCCCGGGTGCCGAGGCAATCTTCGCCCAGCAGCAAAGTGGCGTGGTGCGTAAACGCGTGGGCCTGCTGCCGCAGGAGCGCACACCGGTCCGCGAGGGCGCCGAGATCGTCGATGAAGCCGGTACGGTTATTGGCAGCATCTGCAGTGGTGGCTTTGGCCCGTCATTGAACGCGCCGGTGGCAATGGGTTACCTGGATGCCGCACATACCACACTGGAAACCCCAGTGTGGGCCATCGTGCGCGGCAAGCGCGTGGCAATGAAAGTCAGCAAGATGCCTTTTGTTGCCCAGCGCTATTACCGCGGCTGAATCGTTACTTGAAACAGTGTGTCATGAAGCGTTCGGATTTTCGAATTCGAACGCCTTTTATAACTTTCGAACACCCTGCCGATGCGACTTGGAATGAGCTGTAGAAAATTCGCAAACGGTGGACAAAAGGCAGCAAAGCAGCGGCCTGCAGGGCTTGTTTTTGGCTTCTGAGTTAGCGTATTGTCTGTGCACTGTGTTTGCATGGGTCGCTATGGTTCGTGACCTGGGCAGTAGCTCTGATGTTTTGCTACACCCGTTCGACGTCTCTTACTTTCCTGCAACCCAGCCCAGTACTCTTTCATTTGGAAGAAGCTGTTACTAATTCTAAGTTTCAAAGGAAATAAGACAATGTCCCAACGTCAGAGCGGTACCGTCAAGTGGTTTAACGACGAGAAAGGTTTTGGTTTCATCACTCCAGAAAGCGGTCCGGATCTGTTCGTACACTTCCGCGCTATTCAGGGCAACGGCTTCAAGAGCCTGAAAGAAGGTCAGAAAGTCACCTTCATCGCCGTGCAAGGCCAGAAAGGCATGCAGGCTGACGAAGTTCAAGCCGAAGGCTGATCTTCATCAACAAAGAAGCCCCTGCTGGCAACAGCAGGGGCTTTTTTGTGTGCGCAATTCCGTAGAATGGGCGTTTTGCGCAAGGAGGGCCTCGCCAGTGCCCAAGCACCTGTTACAACCCGAGGGCAATTTCCCTGCGGTCGACCTCGGCCGCCGCCTGGCCGCCATGTTCTACGATTTCCTGCTGTGTACCGCGCTGCTGATCGTCACCGCCGGCGCGTACAAAATGATCCAGATGGCGATCATCGGTGAAGCCCGTATGCGCGAATTGACCGAGTCCGGCGCCCTGGATGGCGACCCGTTGCTATCAACGATCCTGTTGTTCGCCCTGTTCGGCTTTTTCGCCAAGTTCTGGACCCACGGCGGCCAGACCCTGGGCATGCAGGTCTGGGGCATTCGTGTGCAGAACGCCGACGGCAGTGCCATCAGTCTGTGGCAGGCCTTGCTGCGCTTCGTTGTCGCGATAGGCTCATGGTTGTGCCTGGGCCTGGGCTTTCTCTGGGCCCTCTTCGACAAACGCAAGCGCAGCTGGCATGACATTTATTCGGACAGCCAGTTGGTGCGGGTGCCCAAGCGAAAATAAAGCGCCCCGTAGCGGCGAGGGCACCGCCCCGCCGCAATTGGCTCAATAGCGCTGGTAGTGATTTTGGTGAGCCTTCAGGTCAAAATCAAACTTGCCGTCATTCCTACCGGGGTCGTAATTGGCCAGCACCTGCTGCTGCACCGCGTCCCACGTCAATGGCTCGATCGATTCTTTTTCCGTTACATAATGGAATTTATTCATCGCGACCGATGACAGATAGAACAAGTCCAGGCGCCTTCCGTACTGCAGTAGTTGCTTGTGATGCCTGAAATAGTGCGCTACCTGTGCTGCCGCACTACCTGCACAGTGGGCATAGACCATGTGCAGCTGATATCCATAATAAACCTCCGGCCCTTTGAATACGATCTCTTCACTTCGGGTGGTATCAGTCGACCATGTTTCCGTCTCGCTGTAGCCCACTTCTATGCTAGAGGAAACATTGACAACATTGATCGCGGCGCTCACAGAATAGTTAACACTCACTGATTGCGTAAACGACTTGCTGTAGCCCTGGGCTATACTCGCCGTGTGTTTACGCTCGAGTTGCCCAGGTACGCGGACAATATCGATATGCTCAAGATAAGCAAACACTGGCCGGCTATAAGTCGCCCAGTTCTGTGTGCCGATGAACACATCACCAAACACCGTGCGCCCCTCCACCCAGCACCCGGGTTTGAGGCCCTCCTGCCCGCCCAGCAGGTACCGTTCGATTTCGGCAGAACCTTGCTTATG carries:
- the gcvH gene encoding glycine cleavage system protein GcvH; translated protein: MSELRFTEDHEWLRTEADGSVTVGITAFAQNALGDVVYVQLPELQRYEQGAEASTVESVKAASGVYMPLTGEVVAVNDQLEDNPERVNEDPLGEGWFFRFIPADASAVAQLLDQDAYDRLIKANADV
- the gcvP gene encoding aminomethyl-transferring glycine dehydrogenase, producing the protein MTINLGTANEFIARHIGPRQRDEQHMLATLGFDSLEAMSAAVIPDSIKGTSVLELGAGQSEAEALASLKAIASNNQLFKSFIGQGYYNCHTPAPILRNLLENPAWYTAYTPYQPEISQGRLEALLNFQTLISDLTGLPIANASLLDEATAAAEAMTFCKRLSKNKASHAFFASVHCHPQTLDVLRTRAEPLGIEVVVGDERELSDVSAFFGALLQYPASGGEVFDYRELVERFHAANALVAVAADLLALTLLTPPGEFGADVAIGSAQRFGVPLGFGGPHAAYFSTRDAFKRDMPGRLVGVSIDRFGKTALRLAMQTREQHIRREKATSNICTAQVLLANIASMYAVYHGPQGLKQIAERTHALTAILKAGLQQLGVQVEVEHFFDTLTLATGSATTALHDQARTQRLNLRQVDAQRLGLSLDETSSQADVEALWLLFADGKATPDFATLAAGVQAQLPRALLRQSAILEHPVFNRYHSETELMRYLRRLADKDLALDRTMIPLGSCTMKLNAASEMIPVTWAEFGNLHPFAPAEQSQGYQQLTHELEAMLCAATGYDAVSLQPNAGSQGEYAGLLAIRAYHQSRGEARRDICLIPSSAHGTNPATAHMAGMRVVVTACDARGNVDIDDLRAKALEHREHLAALMITYPSTHGVFEEAIGEICAIIHDNGGQVYIDGANMNAMVGLCAPGKFGGDVSHLNLHKTFCIPHGGGGPGVGPIGVKSHLAPFLPGHAHMDNKQGAVCAAPFGSASILPITWMYIRMMGGAGLKRASQMAILNANYIARRLEEHYPVLYTGSNGLVAHECILDLRPIKDSSGISVDDVAKRLIDFGFHAPTMSFPVAGTLMIEPTESESKEELDRFCEAMIRIREEIRAVESASLDKDDNPLKNAPHTAAEIAGEWSHPYSREQAVYPLASLVEGKYWPPVGRVDNVFGDRNLVCACPSIESYQDV
- a CDS encoding L-serine ammonia-lyase, with the protein product MSLSVFDLFKIGIGPSSSHTVGPMRAAARFAEGLRRDDLLGATVCVKAELYGSLGATGKGHGSDKAVLLGLEGEHPDTVDTESISARLQAIRSSGRLNLLGEHAIDFVEKQHLAMIRKPLAFHPNGMIFRAFDAAGLQIRSREYYSVGGGFVVDEDAAGADRIVEDSTVLPYPFKTAKELLGHCAAQNLSISQIMLANESAWRPESETRSSLLHIWQVMQDCVSAGCRNEGILPGGLKVKRRAAALYRQLCSNPEASLRDALSVLDWVNLYALAVNEENAFGGRVVTAPTNGAAGIVPAVLHYYMRFIPGANDDGVVRFLLTAAAIGILYKENASISGAEVGCQGEVGVACSMAAGALCEVMGGSVQQVENAAEIGMEHNLGLTCDPIGGLVQVPCIERNAMGSVKAINAVRMALRGDGQHFVSLDKVIRTMRQTGADMKSKYKETARGGLAVNIIEC
- the gcvT gene encoding glycine cleavage system aminomethyltransferase GcvT; this encodes MSTETLLKTPLHALHLELGARMVPFAGYDMPVQYPLGVMKEHLHSREQAGLFDVSHMGQIRLSGAAAAKALETLVPVDIIDLPVGMQRYAMFTNEHGGILDDLMVANLGNDELFLVVNAACKEQDLAHLRKHIGDQCQIQPLFEARALLALQGPAAVKVLERLAPCVAKMTFMQFQPVQLLGADCYVSRSGYTGEDGFEISVPAEKAEELARRLLAEPQVAAIGLGARDSLRLEAGLCLYGHDMNGQTTPIEASLLWAISKVRRADGERAGGFPGAEAIFAQQQSGVVRKRVGLLPQERTPVREGAEIVDEAGTVIGSICSGGFGPSLNAPVAMGYLDAAHTTLETPVWAIVRGKRVAMKVSKMPFVAQRYYRG
- a CDS encoding cold-shock protein gives rise to the protein MSQRQSGTVKWFNDEKGFGFITPESGPDLFVHFRAIQGNGFKSLKEGQKVTFIAVQGQKGMQADEVQAEG
- a CDS encoding RDD family protein, producing MPKHLLQPEGNFPAVDLGRRLAAMFYDFLLCTALLIVTAGAYKMIQMAIIGEARMRELTESGALDGDPLLSTILLFALFGFFAKFWTHGGQTLGMQVWGIRVQNADGSAISLWQALLRFVVAIGSWLCLGLGFLWALFDKRKRSWHDIYSDSQLVRVPKRK
- a CDS encoding monalysin family beta-barrel pore-forming toxin: MDDNKLAAIDYPHKQGSAEIERYLLGGQEGLKPGCWVEGRTVFGDVFIGTQNWATYSRPVFAYLEHIDIVRVPGQLERKHTASIAQGYSKSFTQSVSVNYSVSAAINVVNVSSSIEVGYSETETWSTDTTRSEEIVFKGPEVYYGYQLHMVYAHCAGSAAAQVAHYFRHHKQLLQYGRRLDLFYLSSVAMNKFHYVTEKESIEPLTWDAVQQQVLANYDPGRNDGKFDFDLKAHQNHYQRY